The Linepithema humile isolate Giens D197 chromosome 7, Lhum_UNIL_v1.0, whole genome shotgun sequence genome has a window encoding:
- the LOC105676832 gene encoding fatty acid synthase-like: MFTSNHKNKSRLSKLMTEGLKSGNIKPIQMTVFPKSEIGAAFRYMASGKHMGKIILNIQEDGKSLDSPVVAYRRYYCFSDRTYIILGGLGGFGLELTDWLILRGAKNIILTSRTGIKNGYQRMKVESWKSYGVNVQIVKNAHLANPKECESFLQMAEKQRPVDAIFNLAIVMKDCILKNQTMETFTESFIPKAWTTQTFDKLSRKICLKLRHFVVFSSFSCGRGNAGQTNYGMTNSIMERVCEKRVEEGLPGLAIQWGAIDDVGFLVDMQEDDKELILHGTLRQKISSCFVELEKFLLQNRPIVSSMIVREKEMGLSGLYNVVETIANIMNIKNIKVISQNISLAELRMDSMMAVEIKQTVEREFNILLTAQEVRNLTFAKLNKISNVDVNQDTIIN; the protein is encoded by the exons ATGTTTACcagtaatcataaaaataaatctcgatTATCCAAATTAATGACTGAAGGTTTAAAAAGTGGAAATATAAAACCTATTCAGATGACAGTTTTTCCTAAGTCGGAAATTGGAGCAGCTTTTAGATACATGGCAAGTGGAAAACACATGGGAAAG attattttaaatatacaagaaGATGGCAAATCTTTGGATTCACCTGTTGTTGCATACCGTCGTTATTACTGCTTCAGCGATAGAACTTACATTATACTAGGCGGCTTGGGTGGATTTGGTTTAGAGTTAACTGACTGGCTCATACTTAGAGGCGCTAAGAATATCATACTAACTTCAAGAACTGGAATAAAAAACGGCTATCAGCGAATGAAAGTTGAATCGTGGAAATCATACGGTGTAAACGTGCAGATAGTTAAAAACGCACATCTTGCTAATCCTAAAGAATGTGAATCTTTTCTACAAATGGCGGAAAAGCAAAGACCAGTAGATGCGATATTTAATCTTGCTATAGTTATGAAAGACTGCATTCTTAAGAACCAAACCATGGAAACTTTTACGGAATCTTTCATACCAAAGGCCTGGACGACACAAACGTTTGATAAACTATCGAGAAAGATCTGTTTAAAACTTCGACATTTTGTAgtgttttcttctttttcttgcgGAAGAGGGAACGCTGGGCAAACTAATTATGGAATGACGAATTCGATCATGGAAAGAGTGTGCGAAAAAAGAGTGGAGGAAGGATTGCCCGGATTGGCAATTCAATGGGGAGCTATAGATGATGTAGGTTTTCTCGTTGACATGCAGGAAGACGATAAAGAGTTAATTCTCCACGGTACTCTGCGgcaaaaaatatcttcttGCTTTGTAGAACTCGAGAAATTTTTGCTTCAAAACCGACCGATCGTAAGCAGCATGATTGTAAGAGAGAAGGAAATGGGTTTATCTGGATTATACAATGTGGTGGAAACcattgctaatattatga atatcaaaaatataaaagtaataagtcaaaatatatctttggCTGAACTTAGAATGGATTCCATGATGGCtgtagaaattaaacaaactGTAGAacgagaatttaatattttgttgacTGCACAAGAAGTACGGAACCTCACATTTgcaaaactaaataaaatatctaatgtaGACGTTAATCAAGATACTATTATAAactga